One segment of Chionomys nivalis chromosome 3, mChiNiv1.1, whole genome shotgun sequence DNA contains the following:
- the Pcnp gene encoding PEST proteolytic signal-containing nuclear protein — protein sequence MADGKAGEDKPEKPQRAGAAGGPEEEAEKPVKTKTVSSSNGGESSSRSAEKRSADEEAADLPTKPTKISKFGFAIGSQTTKKASAISIKLGSSKPKETVPTLAPKTLSVAAAFNEDEDSEPEEMPPEAKMRMKNIGRDTPTSAGPNSFNKGKHGFSDNQKLWERNIKSHLGNVHDQDN from the exons ATGGCGGACGGGAAGGCGGGAGAGGACAAGCCAGAGAAGCCGCAGCGAGCCGGAGCCGCCGGAG GAcctgaagaagaagcagaaaaacctGTGAAAACTAAGACTGTTTCTTCCAGTAATGGAGGGGAAAGTTCCAGTCGCAGCGCTGAAAAGCGATCGGCTGATGAAGAAGCTGCAGACCTCCCAACAAAGCCTACAAAGATCTCCAAGTTTGGATTTGCCATAGGTAGTCAGACGACAAAGAAAGCATCAGCCATCTCCATCAAACTTGGATCAAGT AAGCCTAAGGAAACGGTTCCAACTCTTGCTCCAAAAACCCTTTCAGTAGCAGCAGCTTTCAATGAAGATGAAGAT AGTGAGCCAGAAGAAATGCCTCCAGAAGCAAAGATGAGGATGAAGAATATTGGAAG GGACACACCAACATCAGCTGGACCAAACTCCTTTAATAAAGGAAAGCATGGCTTTTCCGATAATCAGAAGCTATGGGAGCGAAATATAAAATCTCATCTTGGAAATGTACATGACCAAGACAATTAA